The genome window TAAACTCACTGCTCAGGTACATGTATCTATGTATTAATGTTCCATTACATCCATCTCTAGATTAAGACACCACAAACAAATACACACGTCAATAACCCCAAAATTATAAAATGCAGAGTAACGGTTCTACTCCAACCGAccgccggacggacagacagaacgAGCGACCGACTGATCAACgaccggacggacggatggacagacaggcGTCGTCCATTTTTTTAGTCAATTGTgcaaacatttgaaaataaaaaaagtaaaagagATAACACATACACGTTGATTTCCTGGTACGTCGTGTAATATATTTTCCCACAAGACGCCGGAAACTTCACAATGTTCGTTTTCCTTCCACATGTTGTCGAACAGTGTTGCTGAAACGACACGCGTTTCGAATGCAAGAAGTATGCACATATTGTGAAATAGTTACAAATTACGTAAAAAAACATAGAGAGACTCATTATTGGAAGATTGCGCGAGATGCTTGACAAAGACAACATAATCTGCTGGAAACTCAATGCTGCTGTGCACGTGATAATGTCTTTCATATTAAGTAAGCGTACTTTAAGACCGCAACACGAGATTAAATAAAAAGCATATTTTGGCCACTTGTTGTACAAATGTTATGCCGATCCTAATAGGAATTGTCTAGACGTCAGGTGAAGTATTATATGCATACCATggggggcattttttcttataaacGCGTTGGCCATGTATGCAATCAGATCAAACATAATGTAAATATACAACATTAAATAGAGCTACCACACAAAAATGAAAACTcgctgaaataaaataaaaccttAAGTTCAggcaaaatgtattattttgaccGAACGTTTACAGTTTGAAGTGTGCGGTAATATGTATGTCATTAAtcgtaaaaaatatttattatcattGATAATACCATTTAATATGTAAGTACAGTTTAGTGTTAACACATATATAGCTTATATACTACAAcgcttaataataaaataaaagttaagttaGTATTAGATCAAGCCTCGAACCATGCAAGTGAATCAGAAAATATTGTCAGGATGTTGTCAGAGAATGGCGTTAACTTTCAGTGTCAGTATCAAAATAAGCGGACGAAAGTTAACTAAGAGTAAAGATCGAACGGTTCCTACATACACAACCATAATACATGCTAGCCGACTGTAATTTATTCATACAGGTAAGGTTTTCCAAAAATATATGAACATGAATATACATTTTCTAAACGACCTGGCAAACgttcaatatttacaaaaaataactgaCGAAAAAACCTATTGAATACTGGTGACCTCATATCGATCAGTCGATACGTGCACAATACCTACCTGTGTAGAAGTACCTGGCCGACTGGATATAATCGCCAATCTGACAACGAATAATTAGGACATGCATGTTATAGCGCAGTGCGCAATGCTTTTATCGATTGCATGTATTTTATGTCATGTCATATATATTATTCACGATGATTAATTAAGCATTGCTGTAACACATAGACTTTGTATTTCCTTTCACAATATATTACATATTCATTGAATGTTGGAATCTTAAGGAGtcatacaattattaatattagcattgtcatttttcaatatttatttgcaGGTAAAGCAACGCAATACAGTAAGTCTTGTGGTTTTGATATTCTTCGAAAGCAGTCCTTTTCAACtgataatgataaaatatatcaTTCAAATGATGATTATCAAAAAATTATCCGAAtactaaacattaaaatatagtcTGTaataaatatacgtatgcaaaaatagattaaataaataaaaacaatcaaagaCCAACGCTTTAATAAACTAACGAACATTTATATAAGATGTATGAAAAACACATTTGCATggtttaaaggggtcttttcacgtttgggttaattgacaaaattgaaaaaaaatgttgcagattcgcaaattttcgttttagttatgatatttgtgaggaatcagtaatactgaacattcaccatgttctaaaataaccattatatgcatcttgtgacgatttaaaaaccagaaaattataaagcgttgcaacgcgaaacgaattaataatttggatagttctgttgttgtcgttatattctgtgaaactacgaggattgcttatataaagtataacatacagtaGGCATTGTATCCGGAAAGATGATCGAGTGGTATAAGTGGGTACTACatttactccatgactccaggggtcagtggttcgagccctgctgagggttactgtttaaaaaaaatcttattcttgaatttttcctggagctttttatatctaatgtttacagttatcaatataaagcattttatgacaaacttcaaaacatgccaaaatctgcgaaaaggcccatttaaaatGTTACAACGTGATTTTCACATTGTTTAAAAGGCGACATGACCCTTTGTATAATGTCTACATTGTAATAGGATATCTGCACTGTGTACATACGCAGGGATGTTAATGTTCTGCCCTATCAGTGCATTATGTGTATTCTATTTTAAGCAACACATATTGTCGATCCGTAAACTAATACGGCTAATGTTACAGTCCTCATTATCTTACGCAGAGGGTTAATAAGCTATTATTATTAATTCCTGTCTTTGTGTATGCGGTGTCAACTGACTTTTTGAATAAGACGTGGAAATCGACGTAGGATTTGGTAATAATGTTCACACAACATTTGAAATATCTACATACTTTCTTGCTATCTTTCTTCTTAAATAGAAAAAAGCAGTCCATTTTTAATATTTAGGCTCACCACTcgaacatatttaatatttaggCCCATCACTCGAACATATCGGGTCAGACAGAGTTATATACTTCAAAACTACGACCTTCTTGTGAATTATTCTGCTTAATAGGAAAGAACATCCTAATTTGTTAAAAAGTTAGGAATATTTACCGATCAAAAAGTGACCTAcctagtaaaaaaacaacaggtcCCGAACATCCAGTGACCTACCTTGTTGAATACGAAGGAACATCCGCCAAACCAGTCCGCAAGCTGCTGCTCCTGCATCACCGGGTTCAGCCCATTGAGATAGTCGTCCCTTTCCTTGCAGGCGCCAGCTATCGCCTGTAGGGCGAGAATCCGAGCTCGGTTGGTGTCGCCAAGGTCGGCAGCAATGATGCTGTGATCTATGAGCTGCGAGATATTCTCCCCCGCCATCTGAAGGCATCATTAAATAAgtttagaaaaataaatacataaataagtaaatacatgtatcaagttCATTATAGATTAATCACAATGCAATATATGACACGTGAAGAAAGTTTAAATTTCGGCGGGGTTAGAGGACTCACAGACGAGGCCAGGGTTTTAAGAACGGGAAATTATATTCCTGTAAATGTGGTCGGTGACATGCTGAGCACGGAGTAGCTTACTTATTATAGGACAGTGTTTGAAATGTGCTTTTAGTCACATATCATTGGGCGACTGTACATGTAAAGTAAATAGGTATACTGGTAGTATTCGGATGGTTTTTTAAGTACATGGCCACTTTCACATCACGTTAAGATTATTATTGTGATTTGagattaatatacatgtaaacaatcagaaaaaaaacaatcaatgtgTAGTATGCTAATGTTGTATGAATTATGTACATGCATATGAATAAATAAGAGGGCATCAATAATTCAATACTGTATTAAAATCGGTGTAACTTGTTAATGTAACGATATAAGAACACATATAACAATATTCAAACAAAACTTTCATTACTTAATGTATGATATTTAtcgatatatttcgataaaaacaaaatatggatgacgtttttttaaacgtttatatatacaattacagttttatttttgttttccgGAGTTATTTTGCgacaaaaaacatatatttacagtATGCaacacataagaaaaatattgaatttcgtttaaattaataaaatagaagtaaaaaagttaaacaaaaatatgCGTGTATTTATATCAAATTTCAACTCAGTcgcaaaactttatttttaattaataaaacaaaaatatatacatgtttgtataataCAATGTAAAGCTTTCGAACCAGGAAGTTTTGAATATAGCGAGTTGTAAATAATGTATAACGTTTAAATTATAACTGCGCAGTACAGTACCTTTCAAACACATGCAGGTGATCCTTCTCTATGTTTTAATCACATAAAAGGTTTTTTCATAAGTagattattgaaaaatatttcagtaaaatacaCAACTCTTCgcagaaaatcaaaatgtttacaCTTAAAAGCGGACAATTCTCACTGCTTTTAAATACTGAAAACGTCTAAaaatagcaaaaatccaattgtgGGAAGCCCAGGTTATACACTAGCTGTATTTATGGGTTTTCAGCAGCCTTTATCTTTGTTGAAAACCGCATCGCTCATAAAAGGAAAATCCTATGAGGTTAcgatgtatttataaataaaccCACTTTTACTTTCGCTTTGCAATTTTAGAAAAGAGCTCATATATCATTTACGTAAGTAAATAAAGAAATGTTATACTTGCATATCGTTCCGCAGCAATCTAAAATGATCTGCATTTCCAGTGTTATCAGCGGAATTATCAGTAATTGTAAATTTTGAACTTCCTGTATGAATAATACACAAGCGCAATGCATAAACAAATAGTTATACCATCTGTAACCTACGTTTACCTCCATGTAATCTACAAGTAGCTATTTACATCCCGTACTAAAGATGTTAAATATTGTGTTGGGAGTTTGGGTTTTAATTCAGTCAGAGTCTAAATATATGGTGCAAATCATTATATTGCGCGTTTTACTTTGAAGTTTTAATACAGCTAATGGATTAAAATGCACTGATTTTTTTAAGGTGAAACGCTTAACCGGCCAAACAGATTCAAACAACAAGTACTTGTGCATTCAAACAAACTTAATCATATAGACGTCTCTGGTTAACACATAACGTCAGAACTAAGTTAACGAGGACAGAAAATCGACACGCATGTtcaaattattattgaaaataaagtcaATGCTGTCGTCTATCTATTTGGTAAACAGAAAAATTGATAGTGTAGTATGAAGTCTTACCTCTCTAACAATTGAAGGTTCAACTACAGCCGGCATTAACACTGTTCCTAATGCATGTGTACGTACACCCGCACTTGTCTGACCGGACATCATGTCGGGAAAACCACTACTCGTCCGGGAACTCCGGTGGTCACTTTGAGTTGACTTTGCCGAAGAGCAATTGTCCTGCTTTGGTGCGCGGTGGTAATAAACATCTACGTTAGCACTTCGGTCAGATATTTCACCATTTTTGACGGTTGCGACAGGCAGTTGATTTGATATTGGTGTTCTGGTTCTTCTGGGAGCGTCATTTTCGGAAGTTTTGGGGCGAGCACCATTATAAGGAACACCACCGTCGGTCACTGTTGGCTCTTTGTAAGGAATCATGCATGCATTTCCATCAGTCACCCTCGCTTGTAGCAATACTGTCACTCGCACAACTGTCGGCAACACGTCTATCTGTGTTTATTTGCCGTCGATCTGAACGTGCATATTGATTCACATTAGAACTGTCGACTTCAAAACTTCCTGTTGTATCCCCATCGTCAGCAATATGACCGTTTTTGTTCACGTTTTGTTGTTCGGTAACGACAAACCATCTCCTTCTACACGAGTTCTGTACGGTCTTAGTTTCGTCAGGAAAATAGTCATCCGTACTTCCAGCCACTTGACTAACAGAATTGTTCTCATTATCATTCACGTCTGAACGTCTCACGCTGTTTTCCGGAACACTAAACGGTATTAAATCTGGGCCTAGTTCGTCACCATCTCCTCTCGCTAGGAAAGAACCAATATTTCCCATCCTGTCCTCTGACGGTCTGGTTTCATTATCACTAGCGCGGTCCGAGCAGATATACGTGGATATATAATCGGCTAAACGATCGGCAGAGACATTCGGACCATCACCAGTATGTGCATCATCATCAAGCACCTGTTCTTTTTTAGCGAATAAGTTTCTCTTAATGTCATGAACTTGCGTATGAGAGTTGTGTTCTTCACCTTGACTGTTTAACTGCTCCAGATCATTTGGATCAAAGACTACAGGCTTGCTTTTCGGCTTCCGATTTATTTTACATCTTACTTCGTTTTTAGAAGGAAAATTTGGTGATACTATTACATCAGCCTTTGAGTGTTTTAGACTGGATTTATTGTCACTATTCGTTGTGGCTTTTCTTtcattggcaatacatgttggcACTTTCtgtaaataattgtttgaatatCTCTTTTAGTTATAATATGTAATAcccgggggagggggggggggtaacttcccaaattttagagTAGGGGTGTCCCACTATGACTTCCGAAATGGGACCAATTTTTATACCGGAAcgctgataaagtagacccattttgatacaagatttttaaaaaagcagacccatttgtatacgataccattgagaaagtggacccatttcaatacaaaaaatattaacgttttatttttcaaaaaagcatagctttatttacaaaatctagAATTCGATTTAGCATTTTTACACTTTTttatactgatactttcaaatctatatgcatttatatacaatcaaatttctgatttcaatacccatatctatacttagatgttcaaaaccatacccatatctatcattttagtcgaaaaacaccccccatatttttggcacacccctatatacccgtatataggaagttaaccCCCCCCCCGGGacgtaatattttatatttgataataaaacaatcaatacGGGATTCTTGATTTGCTAATGACGAATCCAATAAGTGATGTAATATATTTCAAGGACAGAACCAATTTAAATTTAACGGAACTtccaattatataaaatattcattttatatactTCAAAGACAGGACTTATTGAAGTTAAACATAactacaaatatatatgttatgttaTCAATTTCAAATCAAGAACTAATTGAAGTTAAA of Dreissena polymorpha isolate Duluth1 chromosome 15, UMN_Dpol_1.0, whole genome shotgun sequence contains these proteins:
- the LOC127860500 gene encoding uncharacterized protein LOC127860500, producing MCLKDGGGEYLAAHRSQHHCCRPWRHQPSSDSRPTGDSWRLQGKGRLSQWAEPGDAGAAACGLVWRMFLRIQQDWRLYPVGQVLLHSNTVRQHVEGKRTL